From a single Flavobacteriales bacterium genomic region:
- a CDS encoding SDR family NAD(P)-dependent oxidoreductase, with protein sequence MSKIALVTGATSGIGEAAARLFASHGYRLIITGRREDRLNALKESLNTEVLALVFDVRQQQAVEAAINGLPAAWKDIDVLVNNAGLAVGLSPLQEGVVDDWERMIDTNIKGLLYVSRNVLPLMITRKKGHVINIGSIAGKEVYPNGNVYCGTKHAVDAISQGMRIDTVQHGIKVTAIHPGAVETEFSIVRFKGDEERANAVYKGFEPLTAKDVAESIYYVTTLPAHANINDLVLMPTAQASATVLHRNG encoded by the coding sequence ATGTCAAAAATTGCACTCGTGACCGGCGCTACGTCCGGCATCGGAGAGGCGGCTGCACGTCTGTTCGCATCCCATGGATACAGGTTGATCATTACCGGGCGTCGCGAAGACCGCCTGAACGCCTTGAAGGAATCCCTCAATACCGAAGTACTCGCCCTGGTGTTCGATGTACGCCAGCAGCAAGCCGTGGAAGCAGCCATCAACGGGCTGCCCGCAGCATGGAAAGACATCGATGTGCTGGTGAACAACGCGGGCCTGGCTGTCGGACTATCACCCTTGCAGGAAGGTGTGGTTGACGACTGGGAAAGGATGATCGACACCAACATCAAAGGGTTGCTCTATGTTTCCAGAAATGTATTGCCCCTGATGATCACCCGGAAAAAAGGGCATGTGATCAACATCGGGTCTATTGCGGGCAAAGAGGTGTACCCCAACGGTAACGTGTATTGCGGCACAAAACATGCCGTGGATGCCATCAGCCAGGGCATGCGCATCGATACCGTGCAGCACGGGATCAAGGTGACCGCCATCCATCCGGGTGCCGTGGAGACGGAATTCTCCATCGTCAGGTTCAAAGGTGACGAGGAAAGGGCGAATGCGGTGTACAAGGGTTTTGAACCGCTCACCGCCAAGGATGTTGCAGAAAGCATCTATTATGTGACCACCTTACCCGCACACGCCAACATCAATGACCTGGTGCTGATGCCAACAGCACAGGCCAGCGCCACCGTTTTACATCGCAACGGATAA
- a CDS encoding amidohydrolase encodes MNVPSQDVLITGARIYTVNSAFDVVEAMVVREGVIIAVGSRESLEHTYTIDHVVDLKGRMVYPGWIDPHCHFAAYGAQTREVDFTGAASFEECILRAKAFPANGKWLTGAGWNHSLWPDAQLPDKTILDRAFPDRPVFMMRADRHCALVNSTALALAGIDAQTHVDGGMVEIRDGQPTGILVDAAMKRMFDCMPVPDPSDRREALLAAQAACFGVGLTGVADAGLDLSDIQLMDQLHREGDLRMNIYAMINPNAEAKEFFHTRGPLKTDFLTATSFKYFTDGAIGSHGAWMQQPYLDAPGNCGLQFYRDEDLLAEAEENLKHGFQMNTHAIGDAANHQVLDIYGRVLKGRNDKRWRIEHAQVLLPGDIDKFGTFSIIPSVQTTHATSDMPWVESKLGKDRLVDAYATRRLMMQNGLIANGSDFPVESIDPLKGFYSAVTRQNEKGDPAGGFMPDERLTREEALRAMTSWAAYANFDDDRKGSLEPGKFADFVVTDEDIMRIPDADIPEVKVYATYIRGQQVYARENVS; translated from the coding sequence ATGAACGTTCCCTCCCAGGATGTCCTCATCACCGGTGCCCGCATCTATACGGTAAACTCCGCATTTGATGTGGTGGAAGCCATGGTGGTACGTGAGGGTGTGATCATCGCTGTGGGAAGCCGGGAATCACTCGAACATACATACACCATTGACCATGTGGTTGATCTGAAAGGCAGGATGGTGTACCCCGGATGGATTGATCCGCATTGCCATTTCGCAGCCTATGGTGCACAGACACGTGAGGTGGACTTTACGGGTGCGGCTTCCTTTGAAGAATGCATCCTGCGGGCGAAGGCATTCCCCGCCAACGGCAAATGGTTGACGGGGGCCGGCTGGAACCATTCTCTATGGCCGGATGCACAGTTGCCCGACAAAACTATACTCGACCGGGCATTTCCCGATCGGCCGGTATTTATGATGAGGGCCGATCGACATTGCGCTTTGGTTAACTCCACTGCGTTGGCCTTGGCTGGGATCGATGCACAAACACATGTGGACGGCGGCATGGTGGAGATACGGGATGGCCAACCCACGGGTATCCTCGTGGATGCAGCGATGAAACGCATGTTTGATTGCATGCCTGTACCCGATCCGAGTGACCGCCGTGAAGCATTGCTTGCCGCCCAGGCTGCCTGCTTCGGGGTTGGACTAACAGGTGTGGCAGATGCCGGACTCGACCTCTCCGATATTCAGTTGATGGACCAGCTCCACCGCGAAGGAGATCTGCGCATGAACATCTATGCCATGATCAATCCCAATGCGGAAGCCAAAGAGTTTTTTCACACAAGGGGGCCGCTGAAAACAGATTTCCTGACAGCCACTTCCTTTAAATACTTCACAGATGGTGCCATCGGCTCACACGGTGCCTGGATGCAGCAACCCTACCTGGACGCACCGGGCAATTGCGGCCTTCAGTTTTATCGTGATGAAGATTTGCTGGCTGAAGCCGAAGAAAACCTGAAACACGGTTTCCAGATGAATACGCATGCGATTGGGGATGCCGCCAACCACCAGGTGCTGGACATTTACGGCCGGGTACTTAAGGGGCGAAATGACAAGCGATGGCGCATTGAACATGCACAGGTGCTGCTTCCGGGAGACATCGATAAATTCGGCACATTCAGCATCATCCCTTCCGTGCAAACCACGCATGCCACTTCCGACATGCCCTGGGTGGAATCAAAACTTGGTAAAGACAGGTTGGTCGATGCCTATGCCACGCGGCGTCTGATGATGCAGAACGGACTCATCGCCAACGGAAGTGATTTCCCGGTGGAATCCATCGATCCGTTGAAAGGGTTTTACTCAGCAGTCACCCGTCAAAATGAAAAAGGTGATCCCGCTGGTGGATTCATGCCCGATGAAAGATTAACAAGAGAGGAAGCACTCAGGGCCATGACCTCCTGGGCGGCTTATGCCAATTTTGACGACGACCGGAAGGGCTCGCTTGAGCCGGGAAAATTCGCCGATTTTGTCGTGACCGATGAGGACATCATGCGCATACCGGATGCAGACATTCCCGAAGTGAAAGTATACGCCACCTACATCAGAGGTCAACAGGTGTATGCCCGCGAAAACGTTTCCTAA
- a CDS encoding helix-turn-helix transcriptional regulator, with protein sequence MILDGKKKIYKVRGRMFHCGIDVTMGFIGGKWKCVVLWYLRKENRRFSELNRLIPDITEKMLSLQLKALESDGLISRKVYGKKPPLKVEYALTEFGRSLLPVIKRINSWGKELGEEEGGPFNV encoded by the coding sequence ATGATCTTGGACGGAAAGAAGAAAATATACAAAGTTCGGGGCCGCATGTTTCATTGCGGGATCGATGTAACCATGGGATTCATCGGAGGCAAATGGAAATGCGTGGTGTTATGGTACCTGCGCAAAGAAAACCGGCGTTTCTCCGAATTGAACAGGTTGATCCCTGACATCACCGAAAAGATGTTGAGCTTGCAGCTCAAAGCATTGGAATCCGACGGTCTGATCTCAAGAAAAGTCTATGGAAAAAAACCTCCCCTCAAGGTGGAGTATGCATTGACCGAATTCGGAAGAAGTCTGCTGCCCGTTATCAAGCGCATCAACAGCTGGGGAAAGGAACTGGGTGAAGAAGAAGGCGGACCCTTCAACGTTTAG
- a CDS encoding GNAT family N-acetyltransferase, producing the protein MLEIRPATADDAFLIALLARVTFTESFGYLFRDRRDLLAYYDRTFSEKKIADGLAKPGNRFFLAFYDRLPVGYAKLKLNCPSDFLDGEGVCQLQKIYVLRDFLSKKIGLSLYNELMRTAAKNKQMEVWLSVLSSNRRAVQFYDKTGFRKIGEHTFSIGRETFLFTAMSRQV; encoded by the coding sequence ATGCTTGAGATCAGACCTGCAACCGCCGATGATGCATTCCTGATCGCATTGCTGGCAAGGGTAACGTTTACCGAATCGTTCGGTTACCTGTTCAGGGACCGGCGAGACTTGCTGGCGTATTATGATCGCACGTTTTCGGAAAAGAAAATCGCCGACGGGCTGGCCAAGCCGGGCAACAGGTTCTTTCTTGCTTTCTATGACCGCCTGCCCGTCGGGTATGCCAAACTGAAGCTGAACTGTCCGTCGGATTTCCTGGATGGAGAGGGTGTATGTCAATTGCAGAAGATCTATGTGCTTCGCGATTTTCTTTCCAAAAAAATCGGTTTGTCGCTCTACAATGAACTCATGCGAACAGCTGCGAAAAATAAGCAGATGGAGGTATGGCTTTCCGTGCTCTCCAGCAACCGGCGCGCCGTGCAGTTTTATGACAAAACAGGCTTCCGGAAGATTGGTGAACACACCTTCAGCATCGGCCGTGAAACATTCCTGTTCACCGCCATGTCGAGGCAGGTTTGA
- a CDS encoding YgjV family protein — translation MAGWMADTVGFVALILNLYSMASRGEYRLRLVSAIANAIYVVYGVLISAAPVIIGCSIAVGLHVFRMYRMKTDNNA, via the coding sequence ATGGCAGGTTGGATGGCAGATACGGTAGGTTTTGTGGCGCTGATATTGAATTTGTATTCGATGGCATCACGTGGGGAGTACAGGTTGAGGTTGGTTTCGGCCATTGCCAATGCCATATATGTGGTGTATGGTGTTTTGATTTCAGCCGCCCCGGTGATCATCGGTTGCTCGATTGCGGTGGGGTTGCACGTATTCAGAATGTATAGAATGAAAACCGATAACAATGCTTGA
- a CDS encoding enoyl-CoA hydratase/isomerase family protein, producing the protein MKRIIKKVAVLGSGVMGSRIACHFANIGVEVLLLDIVPREPSEQEAKKGLTLKDPAVRNRIVNDALQFALKSNPSPIYRKSYASRIRTGNFEDDLKGIAECDWVIEVVVENLDIKKKVFDQVEKFRKPGTLITSNTSGIPIRLMLDGRSEDFQKHFCGTHFFNPPRYLRLLEIIPSPKTDPAVIDFLMHYGDRFLGKRTVLCKDTPAFIANRIGVYSIMDLFHTVQKMGLTVDEVDKLTGPVLGRPKSATFRTCDVVGLDTLVHVANGVRENCKDDEASATFAIPDFIQKMVDQKWLGSKTGQGFYKKVKGEGGKSDILSLNLQTLDYEPKGKVKFATLEAAKMVEDLRTRMKALAAGKDKAGEFYRNIFYGLFKYVSHRIPEISDELYKVDDAMNAGFGWELGPFELWDAVGVPKTVEAMKEAGVVPAPWVEKMLASGATSFYKIEGGVRMYYDVASASYLAIPGADQYIILDNLRKDKKVWGNPGATLFDIGDGILNLEFHSKMNTMGGEVIEGINRAIDTAEKDFRGLVIGNQGANFSAGANLAMIFMMAIEQEYDEIDFAIRTFQRTMMRVRYSSVPVVIAPHGLSLGGGCEIALHADRVQAAAETYTGLVEFGVGLIPGGGGTKEFALRASDAFPEGGDPLPILRERFLTIGMAKVSTSALEAFDLGIYVEGRDGVSVNIQRQIADAKAAAIEMAEAGYTQPVQRKDILVMGKSGLGVFYAGANSMQSGHYISEYDQFISQKLAYVICGGDLSQPTRVSEQYLLDLEREAFLSLTGEKRTLERIESMLKTGKPLRN; encoded by the coding sequence ATGAAAAGAATCATTAAGAAAGTAGCTGTACTCGGATCCGGCGTGATGGGATCCAGGATCGCATGCCATTTTGCGAACATAGGCGTGGAAGTACTTCTGTTGGATATCGTTCCCAGAGAACCCTCGGAACAGGAAGCAAAGAAAGGACTCACCCTGAAAGACCCGGCGGTCAGGAACCGCATTGTGAACGATGCCCTGCAGTTTGCGCTGAAGTCGAACCCGTCACCCATCTACCGGAAATCGTACGCATCCCGCATCCGAACCGGCAACTTTGAAGATGACCTCAAAGGCATCGCCGAATGTGACTGGGTGATTGAAGTGGTGGTTGAAAACCTCGACATCAAAAAGAAAGTGTTTGACCAGGTGGAGAAATTCCGCAAACCGGGCACCCTCATCACATCCAATACATCGGGCATTCCCATCCGCCTCATGCTCGATGGGCGCAGCGAAGATTTTCAGAAGCATTTCTGCGGTACGCACTTCTTCAACCCACCCCGCTATCTCCGGTTGCTGGAGATCATCCCTTCTCCCAAGACCGATCCCGCCGTGATTGATTTCCTCATGCACTACGGCGATCGCTTCCTGGGCAAACGCACCGTGCTCTGTAAAGACACCCCCGCGTTCATCGCCAACCGCATCGGTGTGTATTCCATCATGGACCTCTTCCACACCGTGCAGAAAATGGGATTGACCGTTGACGAGGTGGATAAACTCACAGGTCCCGTGTTGGGCCGTCCGAAGTCGGCCACCTTCAGAACATGCGATGTGGTCGGACTCGATACATTGGTTCATGTAGCCAACGGTGTCAGGGAAAACTGCAAGGATGATGAAGCATCCGCCACTTTTGCCATCCCTGATTTCATCCAGAAAATGGTGGACCAGAAATGGCTGGGCTCCAAAACCGGTCAGGGATTCTACAAGAAAGTGAAAGGGGAGGGAGGCAAAAGTGATATCCTGTCCCTCAACCTGCAAACGTTGGACTATGAGCCGAAAGGCAAGGTGAAGTTTGCCACCCTGGAAGCAGCCAAAATGGTGGAAGACCTGCGAACGCGGATGAAGGCCCTGGCAGCCGGTAAAGACAAGGCGGGAGAATTTTACCGCAACATCTTTTACGGCCTGTTCAAATACGTATCCCACCGCATCCCCGAAATATCGGATGAACTGTACAAGGTGGATGATGCCATGAATGCCGGCTTCGGATGGGAGCTCGGTCCGTTTGAATTGTGGGATGCCGTGGGTGTCCCAAAAACGGTCGAGGCCATGAAGGAAGCGGGTGTGGTACCTGCCCCGTGGGTGGAAAAAATGCTGGCTTCCGGTGCAACTTCCTTTTACAAAATCGAAGGTGGTGTGCGCATGTATTATGATGTGGCAAGTGCATCCTACCTGGCCATCCCCGGCGCCGATCAGTACATCATTCTCGATAACCTGCGCAAAGACAAAAAGGTTTGGGGCAACCCAGGTGCTACTTTGTTTGATATTGGCGACGGCATCCTCAACCTTGAGTTCCACTCCAAGATGAACACCATGGGAGGTGAGGTGATCGAAGGCATCAACCGTGCCATCGACACGGCTGAAAAAGATTTCCGCGGACTCGTGATCGGCAACCAGGGTGCCAACTTCTCTGCAGGCGCCAACCTGGCCATGATCTTCATGATGGCCATCGAACAGGAATACGACGAGATTGATTTCGCCATCCGTACCTTCCAGCGCACCATGATGCGTGTGCGGTATTCATCCGTTCCGGTGGTGATCGCTCCGCACGGACTTTCACTCGGTGGTGGTTGCGAGATCGCCCTGCATGCCGACCGTGTACAGGCAGCTGCTGAAACATACACCGGATTGGTGGAGTTCGGCGTTGGACTGATCCCTGGCGGCGGCGGTACCAAAGAATTTGCATTGCGTGCCTCGGATGCATTTCCCGAAGGAGGCGACCCACTCCCCATCCTGCGTGAACGTTTCCTCACCATAGGTATGGCAAAAGTATCCACTTCCGCACTTGAAGCCTTTGACCTGGGTATTTATGTGGAAGGAAGAGACGGCGTATCCGTGAACATCCAACGCCAGATAGCGGATGCGAAAGCGGCTGCGATCGAAATGGCCGAGGCTGGATATACACAGCCGGTGCAAAGGAAAGACATCCTGGTGATGGGTAAGTCCGGACTGGGTGTGTTCTACGCCGGCGCCAACAGCATGCAATCCGGTCATTACATTTCTGAATACGACCAGTTCATCTCGCAAAAGCTGGCCTATGTGATCTGTGGTGGCGACCTTTCCCAGCCGACCCGCGTTTCCGAACAGTACCTGCTCGACCTCGAAAGAGAAGCCTTCCTGTCGCTGACCGGAGAAAAGAGAACCCTCGAAAGGATCGAGAGCATGCTGAAGACGGGGAAACCGTTGAGGAACTAG
- a CDS encoding GxxExxY protein, whose amino-acid sequence MYKTKKQLDALTYEILGCAIEVHKHLGPGLLESVYERCFIHELRIRGLKASAQQRVPVNYKGLSLEAQLRYDVLVEDMIVVELKAIEEILPVHQAVLLTYMKLLKKPKGIIINFNCSNIFKEGQKTMVNDLYANLEKI is encoded by the coding sequence ATGTACAAAACAAAGAAGCAGCTGGATGCGCTAACATATGAAATTCTGGGTTGTGCGATTGAGGTTCACAAACACTTGGGACCGGGATTGTTGGAAAGTGTTTACGAAAGGTGTTTTATTCATGAATTGCGTATACGTGGATTGAAAGCATCAGCGCAACAAAGGGTGCCGGTGAACTATAAAGGACTTAGCCTGGAAGCCCAATTGAGATATGATGTATTGGTTGAGGATATGATTGTTGTTGAGTTAAAAGCAATCGAAGAAATATTGCCAGTTCATCAGGCTGTATTACTCACCTATATGAAGTTGTTGAAGAAGCCGAAAGGCATTATAATAAACTTTAATTGTTCCAATATCTTCAAGGAAGGGCAAAAAACAATGGTAAATGACCTGTACGCTAATCTTGAAAAAATCTAG
- a CDS encoding long-chain fatty acid--CoA ligase — protein MSVTRIFDLLPHLAQAPSADCLNAKVKGQWVATSTESYISQAGQLAAGLLAMGLQKGDRVAMIANNRPEWNITDMGILSAGMINVPMYPTISEADYKFILNDAEVKVVFVSDKELFRKVQSVRAEVPSLMEVYAFEEVEGAKSWKEVLQLGQNNPAADQLKSIQAGIQPDDLATIIYTSGTTGNPKGVMLSHHNIMSNMITCQPLCTVEPGDVVLSFLPLCHVFERMLVYMYQYQRAHIYYAESMDTIGDNIREVKPVMFTAVPRLLEKVYDRIVAKGNEQKGIKKVLFFWALNLALKYEYSGGNGAFYTFKLGIARKLVFSKWREGLGGRIKSIVSGSAPLQPRLNRVFNGAGIKVLEGYGLTETSPVVSVNRMQERDARFGTVGPVIDDVQVRIAEDGEILVKGPNVMLGYYKRPDLTAEVIDADGWFHTGDIGMLEEGRFLKITDRKKEMFKTSGGKYVAPQLLENKFKESPFIEQVMVVGDARKFPGALIVPAFAYLKDWCKSQQLPCETPEQMVTNDKVRQKLWEQIAAFNKEFGKTEQVKKIKLLPKEWSVESGELTPTMKLKRKVLNEKYKQEIESIYAE, from the coding sequence ATGTCTGTAACGAGAATCTTTGACCTGCTTCCTCACCTGGCCCAGGCTCCGTCTGCGGATTGCCTGAATGCAAAGGTGAAAGGACAGTGGGTGGCCACCTCCACCGAAAGCTATATCAGTCAGGCAGGGCAACTTGCCGCCGGGCTGCTGGCCATGGGCCTTCAGAAAGGAGACCGGGTGGCCATGATTGCCAACAACCGGCCCGAGTGGAACATCACCGACATGGGCATCCTTTCTGCAGGGATGATCAACGTACCCATGTATCCCACCATCAGCGAAGCGGATTACAAGTTCATCCTCAACGATGCGGAAGTGAAGGTGGTGTTCGTGTCAGACAAGGAACTCTTCCGGAAAGTTCAGTCCGTGCGTGCAGAAGTGCCTTCTTTGATGGAGGTGTATGCGTTCGAAGAGGTGGAAGGCGCCAAATCTTGGAAGGAAGTATTGCAGCTGGGGCAGAACAACCCGGCTGCCGATCAGCTGAAAAGCATACAGGCTGGGATCCAACCGGATGACCTGGCCACCATCATCTATACATCCGGTACCACCGGAAACCCCAAAGGAGTGATGCTGTCTCATCACAACATCATGAGCAACATGATCACCTGTCAGCCCCTTTGTACCGTTGAACCCGGCGACGTGGTGCTGAGCTTCCTGCCCCTGTGCCATGTGTTCGAACGCATGCTGGTGTACATGTACCAATACCAGCGTGCCCACATCTACTATGCAGAAAGCATGGACACCATCGGTGATAACATCCGCGAAGTGAAACCCGTGATGTTTACGGCGGTGCCCCGGTTGCTGGAAAAGGTATACGACAGAATCGTGGCCAAGGGGAATGAACAGAAGGGGATCAAAAAAGTTTTGTTCTTCTGGGCGCTTAACCTGGCATTGAAATATGAATACTCAGGCGGGAACGGAGCCTTTTATACTTTTAAGTTGGGCATCGCACGAAAGCTGGTATTCAGCAAGTGGAGAGAAGGTTTGGGTGGCAGGATCAAATCCATTGTATCCGGATCAGCTCCCCTGCAACCGCGCCTGAACCGCGTGTTCAACGGCGCGGGCATCAAAGTACTGGAAGGGTACGGACTTACGGAAACATCGCCGGTTGTTTCCGTGAACCGCATGCAGGAACGTGATGCCCGGTTCGGTACCGTCGGCCCCGTAATTGATGATGTGCAGGTACGCATTGCCGAAGACGGGGAAATCCTGGTGAAAGGCCCGAACGTGATGTTGGGTTATTACAAACGCCCCGACCTGACGGCGGAAGTGATTGATGCCGACGGATGGTTCCATACCGGTGATATTGGTATGCTGGAAGAAGGCAGGTTCCTGAAAATCACCGACCGGAAGAAGGAAATGTTCAAAACATCCGGTGGAAAATATGTGGCCCCGCAGCTCCTGGAAAATAAATTCAAGGAATCTCCCTTCATCGAACAGGTGATGGTGGTGGGTGATGCCCGCAAGTTCCCGGGTGCGTTGATTGTTCCGGCATTTGCGTATCTGAAGGATTGGTGCAAGTCACAGCAACTTCCTTGCGAAACACCGGAGCAAATGGTGACCAACGACAAGGTGCGGCAAAAGCTATGGGAACAAATTGCAGCATTCAACAAAGAGTTCGGAAAAACCGAACAGGTGAAGAAGATCAAGTTGCTGCCGAAGGAATGGTCGGTTGAGTCCGGTGAACTGACGCCCACCATGAAGCTCAAGAGAAAAGTACTCAACGAAAAATACAAGCAGGAAATCGAAAGCATTTATGCTGAATAG
- a CDS encoding M1 family metallopeptidase has translation MTRNRYLSILLLLFFCVPHVLRAQEETFTHQDTLRGMITAERAWWDLQYYHLKVKVDPADSTIEGSNIIRYKAVLPGNVLQVDLQPPMQIRKVLAGKQELQVTHDGNAHYVHLGATMKAGQTGEIEVFYGGKPRVAVKPPWDGGISWSKDAKGKPFVASSCQGLGASAWWPCKDHMYDEVDSMLISVEVPKGLTDVSNGRLRKVEEGKQTTTFHWFVANPINNYGVNINIAEYVHFGHTFNGEKGKLDVNFWVLKQNEAAARKQFLQVDSMLTAFEYWFGPYPFYEDGYKLVEVPYLGMEHQSSVTYGNGYKNGYMGTDLSGTGWGLKFDYIIVHESGHEWFANNITYQDAADMWIHEGFTDYSECLYLDYYFGKKAAREYVLGLRRLIDNDRPIIGTYNVNKEGSSDMYFKGANLLHMIRTMMQNDSTWRETLRGMNREFYHKTVITEQIEKYLSDHLGHNLHNVFDQYLRDDRIPILQYAIHGKCLVFKWSNCVDHFDMPVQVYVNGKTAWIEPHTQWSSLEWVEEIRTVELSADFYVAGFNLIGNPE, from the coding sequence ATGACCCGTAACAGGTATTTGTCCATTCTTCTCCTTCTTTTCTTTTGTGTTCCTCACGTGCTTCGTGCCCAGGAAGAAACCTTTACCCATCAGGATACCCTGCGTGGAATGATCACTGCGGAAAGGGCCTGGTGGGACCTGCAGTACTATCATCTCAAGGTGAAGGTAGATCCTGCCGACAGCACCATTGAAGGGAGCAACATCATTCGTTACAAGGCGGTGCTCCCCGGAAACGTGCTCCAGGTGGATCTGCAGCCGCCCATGCAGATCAGGAAGGTGCTGGCGGGAAAACAGGAACTACAAGTGACCCATGATGGCAACGCCCACTATGTACACCTGGGTGCCACAATGAAAGCCGGCCAAACCGGAGAGATTGAAGTGTTTTACGGAGGTAAGCCCCGTGTGGCTGTGAAGCCTCCCTGGGACGGCGGTATCAGTTGGTCGAAAGATGCAAAAGGAAAACCCTTCGTGGCGTCATCCTGCCAGGGTCTGGGTGCCAGCGCATGGTGGCCGTGCAAAGACCACATGTATGATGAGGTGGACAGCATGCTGATCAGTGTGGAGGTACCCAAAGGCCTCACCGATGTATCCAACGGCCGGTTACGAAAGGTGGAGGAAGGTAAACAAACCACCACCTTCCATTGGTTCGTGGCCAACCCGATCAATAATTATGGTGTCAATATCAACATTGCGGAGTACGTGCATTTCGGTCACACCTTCAACGGTGAGAAGGGAAAGCTCGATGTGAACTTCTGGGTGCTGAAGCAAAACGAAGCGGCGGCACGGAAACAATTCCTCCAGGTAGATTCCATGCTGACCGCCTTCGAATACTGGTTCGGTCCCTATCCTTTTTATGAAGACGGGTACAAACTGGTGGAAGTGCCCTACCTCGGCATGGAACACCAGAGTTCGGTTACATACGGTAATGGCTACAAGAATGGCTACATGGGAACAGACCTCAGCGGCACCGGGTGGGGGCTCAAGTTCGATTACATCATCGTGCACGAATCGGGTCATGAGTGGTTTGCCAACAACATCACGTATCAGGATGCCGCCGACATGTGGATACACGAAGGCTTCACCGACTACTCCGAATGCCTGTACCTGGATTATTACTTCGGCAAGAAAGCGGCAAGGGAATATGTGCTGGGACTGCGAAGGCTTATTGACAATGACCGCCCGATCATCGGTACTTACAACGTGAACAAGGAAGGATCGTCCGACATGTACTTCAAAGGCGCCAACCTGCTGCACATGATTCGCACCATGATGCAGAACGATTCCACCTGGCGGGAAACCCTGCGGGGCATGAACCGTGAGTTCTATCACAAAACCGTTATTACCGAACAGATTGAAAAATACCTCAGTGATCACCTCGGTCACAACCTCCACAATGTGTTTGATCAATACCTTCGGGATGACCGCATACCCATCCTGCAATATGCCATTCACGGGAAGTGCCTTGTTTTCAAATGGTCCAATTGCGTGGATCATTTCGATATGCCCGTACAGGTCTATGTCAATGGAAAAACGGCATGGATTGAACCCCATACCCAATGGTCGAGCCTGGAATGGGTAGAAGAGATTCGCACAGTCGAACTGTCGGCTGATTTCTACGTGGCCGGTTTTAACCTGATCGGTAATCCTGAATAA